The Deltaproteobacteria bacterium genome includes a region encoding these proteins:
- a CDS encoding response regulator: MSIDHNNPPDGNLPVGDHPSGQYDTTSYILVVDDDNTLLKFFKIHLNKFFSKVIVVKNAREAAQTLSEKQVDLVLCDIRMPRVNGFQMMRRIRRHDPSIPVLLISGALLTEEQESEAAMLADGFLRKPFSVDELHGFINRGMELRAHFVRLVQLIGDKKFLRPVLYGKRKVERLVEKELFDEARSLLTSIKKVG; encoded by the coding sequence ATGAGCATCGATCACAACAACCCACCCGATGGCAATTTACCGGTAGGTGACCACCCAAGTGGGCAGTACGACACGACCAGTTACATTCTAGTGGTCGACGACGACAATACCCTTTTGAAGTTTTTCAAAATTCACCTCAATAAGTTTTTTTCTAAAGTCATCGTAGTTAAAAATGCTCGCGAAGCTGCTCAAACCTTGTCGGAAAAGCAAGTTGACCTGGTCTTGTGCGACATTAGAATGCCCCGCGTTAACGGCTTTCAAATGATGCGGCGCATTCGTCGCCACGATCCGAGCATTCCCGTTCTTCTCATTAGTGGCGCACTTCTGACGGAAGAGCAGGAGAGCGAAGCTGCCATGTTGGCGGATGGTTTTTTGCGCAAACCATTTTCAGTCGATGAGCTTCACGGATTCATCAATCGCGGCATGGAGCTGAGGGCACATTTTGTGCGACTCGTGCAATTAATCGGTGATAAGAAGTTCCTTCGTCCAGTACTCTACGGTAAGCGGAAAGTTGAAAGACTGGTGGAGAAAGAGCTGTTCGACGAGGCGAGATCGCTCCTAACTTCCATCAAAAAAGTAGGGTAG
- a CDS encoding tetratricopeptide repeat protein, with protein sequence MVKKFTIALVLAGLSLLGCAGSRGQHSVDNDLDLGSNAIVKIKQRSQSQSMRTAEVKGDVKVPPNAVTNWRSFFKAPPTVKERSVLEERLKHAHDSGDVDNLLGRARTELALGQLIAAETTFRQVLRHDDENIEALIELASLYLRIKRLNDTFDLLSQAKDAINGADDVGQGVAMKYRYTLALAYLARGDREKGHRILSDLIGVDKTFAPAYATLGQSYLNSGRDSVAEFVIRRGLDRVHDSASLLNLMGVLAERQKRVDEARTWFDKALHATPTYAPALVNRAVLSTQTLEYAAAEQDLLQALALDPLNVEALVALGVVQKRQGNISGAKASFTKAIEVGPEDPYARFNLAVLQADELQRPTEAARLFREVIQMNGATESLKDLARAYVTDLQPPAAR encoded by the coding sequence ATGGTGAAAAAATTCACAATTGCTTTGGTTTTGGCCGGGCTAAGTCTTCTAGGTTGTGCGGGTTCGAGAGGACAACATAGTGTCGACAATGATCTTGATCTTGGCTCCAATGCCATCGTGAAGATTAAACAGCGATCGCAATCTCAATCGATGCGTACGGCCGAGGTAAAGGGCGATGTTAAAGTTCCGCCTAACGCTGTGACTAATTGGCGTAGCTTTTTTAAGGCCCCTCCAACGGTCAAGGAAAGATCCGTTTTAGAGGAGCGTCTGAAGCATGCCCATGATTCAGGTGATGTCGATAATCTACTCGGCCGCGCTCGTACTGAGTTAGCGCTAGGACAGTTAATTGCTGCCGAGACCACGTTTCGACAAGTTTTGCGGCATGACGATGAAAATATTGAAGCCCTTATTGAGCTAGCTTCACTTTATCTGCGAATTAAACGGTTGAACGATACTTTTGATCTTCTCAGCCAGGCAAAAGACGCAATTAACGGCGCTGACGACGTTGGGCAGGGTGTGGCTATGAAATATCGCTACACTCTTGCACTCGCCTATTTGGCGCGCGGTGATCGTGAAAAGGGGCATAGGATTCTTAGTGACCTCATCGGTGTAGACAAAACGTTTGCACCGGCCTACGCGACTCTCGGACAGTCCTATTTAAACTCTGGTCGCGATAGTGTTGCTGAGTTCGTCATCCGTCGGGGTTTGGACCGTGTGCACGATAGTGCCAGCCTCCTTAACCTTATGGGTGTCTTGGCTGAGAGGCAGAAGAGGGTTGATGAGGCAAGAACGTGGTTCGACAAGGCGCTACACGCGACTCCCACTTACGCACCTGCCCTAGTCAATCGAGCGGTATTGAGTACGCAGACCCTCGAATATGCGGCCGCGGAGCAGGATCTCCTACAAGCGCTGGCACTCGACCCCCTCAACGTCGAGGCATTGGTCGCCCTTGGTGTAGTGCAAAAGCGCCAAGGTAACATTTCAGGCGCCAAGGCCTCGTTTACAAAGGCCATCGAGGTGGGTCCCGAGGATCCTTACGCGCGATTCAATCTCGCTGTGCTGCAGGCTGACGAATTACAGCGGCCAACGGAAGCGGCGCGGTTGTTTAGAGAGGTGATTCAAATGAACGGTGCCACGGAGAGTCTCAAGGATTTGGCCCGGGCATATGTCACAGATTTGCAACCGCCGGCGGCTCGATAA
- a CDS encoding lytic transglycosylase domain-containing protein, translating into MPRIGDRKTLALCLLMWSLDSQVGLAITTHKKLAKAHHEIKDDLFPRPPTVRKLVRFWRKIFYEYSSTTAVIHDANDTDRIVDVIDYSPLEKQRYSFMVPRRDRDEVTSRNLIRYIKAAENFAKEGESAVNRGEPERRLYDAYKSNPMALQRLYKGEVKLRAQGGLADDLIQAAANAQVYLPQMEKIFLRYGVPTILTRLPFVESMFNLKARSKVGASGIWQFMPQTARHYIFVNDLVDERNAPEKATKAAAQFLANNYRMLGSWPLAITAYNHGVIGMANAVKKHGTKDIGTIIDSYYSPSFGFASRNFYSEFLAAADTYEKLYRQNRIPKPLDYTPTASVIIRHPMSVAQILQSTSITKEQLTALNPCLLEPAWTKKLNKQLPSFYEIKVPKNLHKAIQIGIKNFDAKRYARR; encoded by the coding sequence TTGCCACGCATAGGTGATCGCAAAACTTTAGCACTCTGCCTGCTCATGTGGAGCTTAGACTCTCAAGTGGGCTTGGCTATCACCACGCATAAGAAACTCGCTAAGGCTCACCACGAAATTAAGGATGATTTATTTCCACGGCCTCCAACTGTACGGAAGCTGGTGCGGTTTTGGCGGAAAATATTTTACGAATACTCATCGACCACGGCTGTCATCCACGATGCTAACGACACCGATCGTATTGTCGATGTCATTGATTATTCTCCCCTGGAAAAGCAAAGATATTCGTTCATGGTTCCGCGACGCGATCGCGATGAAGTCACATCACGTAATTTGATCCGATACATTAAGGCAGCGGAAAATTTTGCCAAAGAAGGTGAATCCGCCGTGAACCGAGGCGAACCAGAGCGCCGTCTTTATGACGCTTACAAGTCTAATCCCATGGCGTTGCAGCGTCTCTATAAAGGCGAGGTCAAACTGCGAGCGCAAGGCGGCTTGGCTGATGATTTAATTCAGGCAGCAGCAAACGCCCAAGTCTATCTGCCCCAAATGGAGAAGATTTTTCTGCGCTACGGGGTACCCACGATCCTAACCCGCCTTCCGTTTGTCGAATCGATGTTTAACCTGAAGGCTAGATCTAAGGTTGGAGCATCAGGCATCTGGCAATTCATGCCTCAAACTGCTCGTCATTATATTTTTGTGAACGATTTAGTAGACGAGCGGAATGCTCCCGAAAAAGCTACTAAGGCCGCCGCACAATTCCTAGCCAACAATTACAGAATGCTTGGCAGCTGGCCGCTTGCCATCACTGCCTATAACCACGGCGTGATAGGTATGGCAAATGCGGTCAAAAAACATGGGACTAAAGATATAGGGACAATTATAGACAGCTATTATTCTCCAAGTTTTGGGTTTGCTAGTCGCAATTTTTATTCAGAGTTTCTGGCTGCTGCCGATACCTATGAAAAGCTTTATCGGCAGAATCGGATTCCCAAGCCGCTAGATTACACACCAACGGCATCTGTGATCATTCGTCATCCTATGTCGGTCGCACAAATTTTGCAGAGCACTTCGATTACAAAAGAACAATTGACTGCACTAAATCCCTGCCTGCTTGAGCCAGCATGGACCAAGAAACTCAACAAGCAGCTTCCATCTTTTTATGAAATCAAAGTGCCTAAGAATCTTCATAAAGCGATTCAGATCGGCATAAAAAACTTCGATGCTAAACGTTATGCCCGGAGATAG
- a CDS encoding RNA pyrophosphohydrolase, with translation MRGSPLESEYRPCVLAVVTNKDGLVLVGERAEPPGSWQFPQGGIDTGESPETAVRREVQEEIGVAEFIVLGRSVAPIRYDFPPDIAGPLTKKFKGQDQIWFHVRLPAGHEPSLERATDKEFRSLAWVTVAEALRRVVPFKQQAYRQGLSALGLLIT, from the coding sequence TTGAGAGGTAGTCCTTTGGAATCTGAGTACAGACCGTGCGTCCTTGCCGTTGTAACCAATAAAGACGGTTTGGTTTTAGTCGGTGAAAGGGCAGAACCGCCGGGCTCGTGGCAATTCCCACAGGGTGGCATTGACACCGGCGAATCGCCAGAGACCGCAGTGCGTCGGGAAGTTCAAGAAGAAATCGGAGTAGCGGAATTTATCGTTTTGGGTCGCAGTGTCGCTCCGATACGCTATGATTTTCCTCCAGATATCGCCGGACCTTTAACAAAAAAATTCAAAGGTCAGGATCAGATCTGGTTCCATGTCAGATTACCAGCTGGGCATGAGCCATCGCTAGAGCGCGCCACTGACAAGGAGTTCAGATCCCTAGCTTGGGTGACTGTAGCTGAGGCGCTCCGGCGTGTCGTACCGTTTAAACAGCAAGCTTATCGCCAAGGGCTCTCTGCCTTGGGCCTTTTAATAACCTGA